The Bacteroidota bacterium sequence TAGCCAATGAACTTGAAACTCTGCTTAAACAAAAAGTAGACCTCGTTTCAAAAAATGGCATCAGGCCCCAATATTTTAAACAAATAGAGCAAGACCTGAACTATGTCTAAGCGCGACTCCAAGCTTTTAATTTCTGATATTTTGGAATCCGTTGGAAAAATAAAAAAGTACACCGCAGGACTTTCTTTCGAATTATTTCTTGAAGACTCAAAAACCCTCGATGCAGTTATACGCAACTTTGAAATTATTGGAGAAGCCGCCAATAGACTTCCCGAAGATTTTAAAGAAATACATTCTTCAATTAACTGGCACAGAATTGTTGGTTTTCGCAACAGGATTGTTCACGATTACATGGGTGTTGACTATAAAATAGTATGGACAATTGTTCAAAAAGACCTTGATA is a genomic window containing:
- a CDS encoding DUF86 domain-containing protein — encoded protein: MSKRDSKLLISDILESVGKIKKYTAGLSFELFLEDSKTLDAVIRNFEIIGEAANRLPEDFKEIHSSINWHRIVGFRNRIVHDYMGVDYKIVWTIVQKDLDKLIADLQKL